Genomic DNA from Leishmania donovani BPK282A1 complete genome, chromosome 32:
AGCAAGGGCGTGGGCGCCCTGGCGTGCCGCCGGATGGCCGACTGAGCGCCATGGAGAGCGCGACGCGAAAGACGTCTTCTGCTACTGCAGCTGGAGATGTGCCTGCGCTGGTGATGACGGCGGCAAACCATGTGGCGTCTGCGGCAGGTGATGGATGGGCCGAGCTTGGCCGTTTATTCACCAAAGAGAGCACGTGAGTAGAGACAGACCAATGCACATGAGGGACACAgcgaggcgggggggggatggACAGCGACGCAAcgggtgcacacacacgcacaagcgcacgcacaaacacacaatGCAATGCATGTCGAGCGCTTTCACCCTTCTcatctgtgtgtttgtgtgagtGACTACAGCGGTCtgctctgcgtgcgtgcctgaCATCGCTTGCGCGGCTTTGTCTTCTGTTCTTGCTGCAggccaacacacacgcaggcaccaAATGCCTGTGTGGTGCGCAACTCGTGTGTACTCTCTCGTCGCTCATTCCTGATTCCTACTGCGCGCGCATCGCAcagcgtctgtgtgtgcacgccCGATGGCCGTCGTTCTGCGCCTCACGCTGTCCAAGGCGGtctggtgcggcggcggaccTCGCGGCGCAAGGGGGGATGGGGTGGTGTGCTGGAAACGAAGAATAGATGAGTTCTTCGCGATGTATGGTGCTGTGAGGTGAGCACACATACGTCGGCATCATGACACATACGTCCTCACTCGTGCCTGCAGCAACCACGTCCTTCTCTTTCCgtcctcctttccttttcgcgcgcaccgcctgcccTACGAGCGCAATACCTCCTGCATCGCTTCCATTCGCACACCTCCCACACCGCCActtgctgcgtgtgtgcgtgtgtcttcttATCTTGTTGGCTTACCTCTTTACCACCGTAAGTGTTGTAGGGACTCGCTCcgctgccccttccccccaccCTTCCTTGCGTTGATGCCTGTGCGAGTGCTATGCCTGCACGGCGCTCAGCAGACGCAGGAGATCTTCCAGCATCAGCTGAGCCTCTTCCAGGATGACCTCGCCCGCATTGCAGAGCTTGTGTTTCTAGAGGCGCCGCATGTGCTACCTCTCATCACAGCGCAAGATGACATACCCACGCGatcgtggtgcagcgcggaCGGCAGGGAGGACTACAGCGCTGGGGATGCGTTGGTTGCGACAGCGATGCAGCCCGCCGGCCCAGGCACTGATCTTGCCTTCACCGTCATGCTTGGTTTCTCGCAGGGCGCTTTGATGATTTATCGATACCTGTGGCTGCACGCGGCGGAcgccgcggtggctgcgcagctgcgcggtgTCGTCGTAGCCGGCGCGCCAGACCCACGCCGCATGTTCCCGCGCAACGCAGACAACACACTCTTTCAGTTCGCCTCTGACAGCCCTGCAagctccgccgccggggTCACGGTTTTTGGTGCACTGCCCTTTCTTCACATCATTGGTAAGAAGGACGCCGTTGTGGCgccggaggagagcgccacCTTCGCGCaggtgtgcagcagcgcttctcACATTCTCTTCcacgagcacgcgcacagtATTCCTGCGCTTAAAGAAGTGCGCACGGCGGTGCGAGAGGTGTGCCAGACGGCTTTGCTGAGCTCAGCCAAGTTGGCAGAGACGCTCGAGGCCCGCGCGGGGGAGCTGGAGATGGTCCGCTCCATGTACGAGGAGGAATGTATTCTGACCTGCGGCAACGAGACACTCGTGCGCATTCCGCTCTTCACGGATGCGGAGTCTCTGCTGGCATCCTCTTCTTCacccgcggcagcgtcgctaAAGGCGTCTGCGGTGCACGCGCTAGAGCGCGTCAAGGTTTGCTTCCGCGTGCCCTGGAGCTACCCGTCAACGCTGCCGATGGTGGAGATGGCTGACGGTCCAACCTGGCACTCGATCAAGTACGAGCGCTGGGCAGCAGACATCGTAGTGCGCACCTCGGCCTACCTCGCCGACGAGCTCGGTGGCGAGACGGCTATGCTGCTCCCAGCCTACCTCTACGCCGCTGGGCTGGCGCAAGAGAAGTTGGACGTCCTCGTTGATGTCTtcgccgaggaggcgtgtggccgcggcggggcTGACGGAGAAGCTGCAGTGTCGCAGCTGGGTGGCCCATGGGCGGCCGAGGACGAGTTGCTCCGGGAAGCGTAcatcgcggaggcggaggcaaaCGCTGCCGAACTGCTCTTGGCTGAGGCGAGGCGCCCCCGCAATGGCCGCCGTCCAACCGCAGACGTCGGCGAAGATGACGACGGGGAATTCGACAGCGAGGAGGCCAGGTCTGCGgccgctggcggtggtggcggcaccTGCACACTGACAATTGGCCTGATCGGCAAGCCTAGCGCTGGCAAGAGCACCTTCTTCAACGCAGTCACGAACCCGGCTGTCGAGAGCGACGCGGCACGTGTCGCGGCTTTTCCCTTCACCACTATCGAACCGAACATCGGCGCTGGTCTGGCACCTCTGTACTGCCCGTGTGCAAcgctgcgcgcggcagcggtggcgcgtgcTGGTGACGGTGCTACTGACGTGGCTGCGACCGCCGGCAGTGCGAGGTTGTCTAGCGCCGTCCTTTCCTCCGGCCTTGCTGGTGACTTGTGCGATGCAAAGTACGgccacgtgcgtgcgctaGGCAGCCACCACTTTCGCCGACACCCGGTGAGAGTGAAGGATGTGGCCGGGCTTGTGCAGGGCGCCTACCAAGGCAAGGGCAAAGGAAACCAGTTCTTGAATGACCTGTGCGACGCTGACGTGCTGGTGCACGTGGTggacggcgcggctgcaaCGGAGGCGGACGGCACGGCGTGCGCGCCCGGTCAGGGCTCCACGATGGAGGACATCACATGGGTGCGCTCGGAGGTGCACAGCTGGATCTACGACAACCTTCGCGCCAAATGGACGAGCCTTGTGCGGCAGCCGACGAAACTGCGCACCATGTTCAGCGGCTACCGGAGTACTCCGACCTTCGTGGAccgcgtgctgcggcgcgtcggCATTGCCAACGAAATCGCTCTGACAACCATGCTACGCACATGGGGGCCACAAGAGCTGCACGCGCTCGTGGCGCTCTACGTTCGTCTTCGCTTTCCAATGATCGTGGCTCTGAACAAGGCAGACCTCtccactgctgctgatgtggcagcggcgttgcgccAGGCCTACCCACACGAGGTGTTTGTCCCCATGACGGCGAGGATAGAGTGGCTGGCGCTTCAACTGAGCCGCAGCGGTTACGTTGACTACACCCCTGGTGCGGCATCGCTGAGTATCAAAGTTGACTGCGGCGAAGTTGCCAACCTGGAGAAGCGCGTGTGTCAGGAGTTGCACGATGTCGCCTCCTTCTTCCGCACCGCCACTCCCTCACCGGAGCgtttgtcgtcgtcgttgctgccgctgaccaCCACTGGTGTACAAGATGTGCTGgccgcggcgatggaggcgtGCGGGGTGATGCTTGTGTACCCTGTCCGCGCCTTTCACCCCGTCACCTCGCTCGCCCACTGTCTCACCTTCAAGCTGGGCAGCTCTGCGGAACGGGTGTTCAACGCGCTTGTgcatctgcagctgctggagggaAAGCTGGTACGCTTTGAGATGATCGATCTCGCACCTgtgaagcggcagctgcaccagcagcttTTGGCGTCTCTGGCCACCGCCCCATCGAGTGAGGCGTCAATGCCGatgccagcgcagcagcagcagtgcgccgtgGCACTACCAACGAGCGCGCAGACGCTACGCAAGACGGAGGTGATCAGCTCTTctgcggtgctggcgcgcatTCTCTCCAACAAGCGCCAGCTTGCCTAGCCGAAGGGGAGAGCTGGGAGAGGGGTACCGGCTCACCTCTCTGAGATGCAGTTCTACAAACACGCGTTGTCTAATGCACCTGACAGCTGCATTTAGCCGCGGACAAGTGCTTCTTGGGGACTtgggcggcggtgtgcgctTTCTCCGAGGCACGCCACCTCCCACCTCTTCAACTACACTCAGTAAGCCAcgttccctccccctcgctgtctctctctctttcgcttcCATGTGCTCATAATTGCACGACTCTATCGAGCAACGACAAATGCCGATCACGCGTACATACTAAAGAAAACAAGCATATAGGGCTTGGCATGTGCTGCATGCTGACACTCGCTTGCACACATGTGCACGGACTCCTCCCTTTCGCACTGCCCGTATGCGGCGTCTCTTGTGGAGTCTTTCCCCTCTTTCTGCTCACTCAAGCTATGTGGCCTGCACAGCACGAGGCAAAGCGGTGCGGGGAGGTAGGTGGGCAGGAAGGCTAGGGCTACGGAGATCTTCGAACGCCGCCTTGTGAatgtctgtgtgcgcatgcgtatgTCGGTCcgctttcctccctcccccgcccaGGCCATGCGATTTCCTTTCCCACTGTCGcgtccctcttctctccactTCTTCAACGCACCGCACCCTGCCCTTTcgtcctctctttctctatCCGCGAGCTCTACACTGTCGTGCGCTGCGTACGATGTGCCTGCGGGTGGCTGGTGTACTAGCTGCCATCGTTGCATCGCCGCTCAGAACAACCATATGACCCTTTTCTGGCGCCGCTTGCGCCCCCGCTACCGCGTGCGCTTCTGCGTCATTCCAGCGAGCAGCAACAAGCTCTTCGCTTCTTGTGCCCCAACGCGCGCATCCTCCTGCTACTCGTtgccttccctcttctctcgccaCGAACGCGCCACATATGACTGTGAAGGCACGCCCTGGACAACACGCGCGCAAGTCCCTTATTACCACGTTCGACTGATCCCACCCCATTCCGatccctctctcacgccaTTAGGAGGTGTGCCAGACTGGAGTATCCTGTATGCGACTGTGGTCTCTTGATGGTGCAGAGGGGGGCCCCTCTTCTACCGGACCCCGATGGGCTGATCGCGGATGGTTTCAATCATGATGCTGCTGCATGAGGGTGTGCGGGTGCCGGAGGAGTGCATCCGTCCCCTCGAGGCAGCTGTCAGCCGATTCATGGCCAGCCGCCCGCGCCCGCTGCCGGGAGACGATGCGGATGGGGCAGTGGGACGAGTGGCGGCGGGTCTGGGAGGATATGGATGACGCCGTCTCTGAGGAGCCCCATCGCGGACCGACACACCCACGGAGGAGGATCCGCGGCCGCTCTTCcgtctcccctcctccgtgctCGACCTGTGGAATGCACGCaaggcgtcgctgcaggGCAGACATAGCGTGTGCCGGCTCATTCTGCTAGTGGCATCGACGGCCGAGCGGACGGATGCagcgcaggcagcggcgcaagcaACCACGTCGCCTTCGGCTGCGAACGGCCCTCAGCTCCAATCCGTCGACGCCGTGCTCCCCGGCGTCACGGGgatgccagcgccgcccagcGATCTCTGGCCCGGAGAGCCCACTTTGGGCCTGGCAGGGAGGGGCTGCCGCCCCCAGGCGCCAtttgctgcagcgcgacgtgGTGTGGGCCTCTGCTGAGCACTCAAAACTTGCCCAAATTGTCAGAATCAGCGCGTACACCGCAGGCTCGTACACGATGCAGACAGTCGTTATCGTCGTCTTGGCGATCTACGGCGTCGCATTCAACGGGCGCGACATGACGCCACGAAAGACCCGTGACACTGCGCTGGCCTTGAAGAAGGCCTTCGACTGCTTCCTCACTCCAGCGTGGCTCTCGCACGGGCTCACTCTCTGCAGCGCGATCTCCCGGGACGAGCGGACGATAGGCCCCGTTGCCTTGATGTGTTTAACCGCGAGCAGGAGCACGAGACGTGACAAAGAGAGCACGCACTCGCAGaacaggaggaggacgaggtgcCACGACGAgcacgcgatgggggcacGGCCCAGCCGACCGTGTAggtttctttcctttttgttttcttgtctgctggagctgcggctCCCCTTCCTTTGGATagcgcctctgccaccgctgctgttctcAGGGGCGATCGGCACACCCTCATGCAGTAAACGCGAAGCCACATCACTCCGTGACTCGCCGTCCATACGTGATTCAAGCCACGTTGCGTTCAATCTGGCGAGAACCCCACAGACAGGCCGAGTCGCGATTCTGCATACCAAAAACAAAGGGGCACAACTGGTGAAATGAGGAGGTGCGACGTGTAACTGGAAGGGCGGGTGGCTCCGCGCTCTCGTccttacacacacacgcacaagtgTATACGCGTACCGATGCGCTTGTATGAAGAGACGCGCTCTGCTCCTGCCGGTGGAGCCTTCTCGGTTTACGCGGGACGACTGCACGCATGTCAACAGTCCGAGCGCTTGAGAGGAATGTGCGGGCTCGCTTGATGGCCTCGGTGCAACACTCCCTTCTTTCATCTCTACCCGCATCTCTACCCACAtctctgcccccctccccctcacacGCTGGCGAAGCAACAGAAGTATTCACCCATACACAACCAACACAGCCACCATGTCTCACTGCAAGTTCGAGCACCCCCGCCACGGCCATCTCGGCTTCCTGCCGCGCAAGCGCTCGCGCCAGATCCgcggccgcgcgcgcgcgttccCCAAGGACGACGCGACGCAGAAGCCCCACCTGACGAGTTTCATGGTGTTCAAGGCCGGCATGACGCACATTGTGCGTGATGTCGATCGCCCTGGATCGAAGGTGAACaagaaggaggtggtggagccgGTGACGATCCTggaggcgccgccgatggTGATTGTCGGCATTGTGGGCTACCGCCAAACGCCGGTCGGCCTGAAGACGATCGGCACCGTGTGGGNNNNNNNNNNNNNNNNNNNNNNNNNNNNNNNNNNNNNNNNNNNNNNNNNNNNNNNNNNNNNNNNNNNNNNNNNNNNNNNNNNNNNNNNNNNNNNNNNNNNNNNNNNNNNNNNNNNNNNNNNNNNNNNNNNNNNNNNNNNNNNNNNNNNNNNNNNNNNNNNNNNNNNNNNNNNNNNNNNNNNNNNNNNNNNNNNNNNNNNNNNNNNNNNNNNNNNNNNNNNNNNNNNNNNNNNNNNNNNNNNNNNNNNNNNNNNNNNNNNNNNNNNNNNNNNNNNNNNNNNNNNNNNNNNNNNNNNNNNNNNNNNNNNNNNNNNNNNNNNNNNNNNNNNNNNNNNNNNNNNNNNNNNNNNNNNNNNNNNNNNNNNNNNNNNNNNNNNNNNNNNNNNNNNNNNNNNNNNNNNNNNNNNNNNNNNNNNNNNNNNNNNNNNNNNNNNNNNNNNNNNNNNNNNNNNNNNNNNNNNNNNNNNNNNNNNNNNNNNNNNNNNNNNNNNNNNNNNNNNNNNNNNNNNNNNNNNNNNNNNNNNNTGCTGTGGAACCGAACCAGGCGACGACGACCTACGATCTGACGGCCAAGACGATCACACCCATGGGTGGCTTCGTCGGCTACGGCACGGTGCGCAACGACTACGTGATGCTGAAGGGCTCCGTGTCTGGtccgcgccgccgtgtgATGACGCTCCGCCGCCCGATGGCACCGCAGACGTCGCGCCACCTGAAGGAGAAGATCGTGCTGAAGTTCATCGACACGAGCTCGAAGATTGGCCACGGCCGCTTCCAGacgaagaaggagaagaaCCAGTGGTTCGGCCCGCTCAAGAAGGACCGCATCCGCCGCGAGGAGCGCCTGCGCAAGGAGCGCGCTGCCCGCGCCGTGGAGCGCAAGGCAAAGGCCGCGAAGAAGTAAGCATGCCAATGCACGCCCACTTTATTGTGTGCCTCAGCCTGTGCCTGACCTTCTCGCGTCTGCCAGAGTGCGTCTTGTTCCTGTGGTCGCGTTGGTTCTCTCCGTGTCTCGCCAATGTCGCTCGTGtgctcgctgcgcaggtAGCGATGCGGTGTGTGGATGTGGGTGGTGCTACAGATGCCGGAACAGTCTTCTTGGATAGCTGCCCGTAAATCCGCGCGTCCTTTGACGAGGGGGATCTGGGGTACTAGTGTGAAGCTCATTTGCTGATTTTCTAACTTGTTTTTCGATTTTGTTTTccaacacgaaaaaaaaacgaaacagtgaggtcggcggcggtgagNNNNNNNNNNNNNNNNNNNNNNNNNNNNNNNNNNNNNNNNNNNNNNNNNNNNNNNNNNNNNNNNNNNNNNNNNNNNNNNNNNNNNNNNNNNNNNNNNNNCGCAAGGAGCGCGCTGCCCGCGCCGTGGAGCGCAAGGCAAAGGCCGCGAAGAAGTAAGCATGCCAATGCACGCCCACTTTATTGTGTGCCTCAGCCTGTGCCTGACCTTCTCGCGTCTGCCAGAGTGCGTCTTGTTCCTGTGGTCGCGTTGGTTCTCTCCGTGTCTCGCCAATGTCGCTCGTGtgctcgctgcgcaggtAGCGATGCGGTGTGTGGATGTGGGTGGTGCTACAGATGCCGGAACAGTCTTCTTGGATAGCTGCCCGTAAATCCGCGCGTCCTTTGACGAGGGGGATCTGGGGTACTAGTGTGAAGCTCATTTGCTGATTTTCTAACTTGTTTTTCGATTTTGTTTTccaacacgaaaaaaaaacgaaacagtgaggtcggcggcggtgaggcaTGTGAACCGACGTATTgtcggtgctggtgctgatCTGCGGCATCGGCTTCGTCCACAGCGGTGTTAGCGTCCAGCCAGCACACGGCAGAGGAACCCCGTTTCAGTTATTAGTGGCTCGTTACGGTGTCGAGCACTCCTCCTTTGCTCCTCGTCGTTTTGCGTGGAGA
This window encodes:
- a CDS encoding ribosomal protein L3, putative; protein product: MSHCKFEHPRHGHLGFLPRKRSRQIRGRARAFPKDDATQKPHLTSFMVFKAGMTHIVRDVDRPGSKVNKKEVVEPVTILEAPPMVIVGIVGYRQTPVGLKTIGTVW